Proteins found in one bacterium genomic segment:
- a CDS encoding beta-ketoacyl-ACP synthase III, whose product MSTTQRHAAIIGTGHYVPERILTNAELEKMVDTTDEWIVTRSGIRERHIARDDQATSDLAAEAARRAMASAGVKPEDIDLIIVATITPDMPFPNTACFVQKLIGAKNATCVGLEAACTGFLFALDAASQYLLTGRFKTALVIGAEKMSTIVDWQDRTTCVLFGDGAGAVVVQARETGEGILSAVTGSDGGLSGLLNLPAGGSRTPASAQTVEARLHYMRMEGKEIFKHAVRAMGESARRALEKSGLTMADIACVVPHQANMRIVEAIRSRLEVGPEKFFINLDKYGNMSSASIPVALDEAMASGRIKKGDHVILVAFGGGLTWGAMVVKM is encoded by the coding sequence ATGAGTACCACCCAACGCCACGCCGCGATCATTGGAACAGGACACTATGTCCCTGAGCGCATACTAACCAATGCTGAATTGGAGAAAATGGTCGACACCACGGATGAGTGGATTGTCACCCGCAGCGGAATCCGGGAGCGTCACATCGCCCGGGACGATCAGGCCACGTCGGACCTGGCGGCTGAGGCGGCACGTCGGGCGATGGCGTCTGCCGGGGTGAAGCCCGAGGACATTGACCTGATCATTGTGGCGACCATTACGCCGGATATGCCGTTTCCCAATACCGCCTGCTTCGTCCAGAAACTGATCGGTGCGAAAAACGCCACGTGTGTCGGACTGGAAGCGGCCTGTACCGGGTTCCTTTTCGCCCTGGATGCGGCGTCCCAATATCTGTTGACCGGGCGGTTCAAGACAGCATTGGTCATCGGGGCCGAAAAGATGAGCACGATCGTGGATTGGCAGGACCGGACGACCTGTGTGCTGTTCGGGGATGGCGCCGGGGCCGTGGTGGTGCAGGCGCGCGAAACGGGGGAAGGGATTCTCTCGGCCGTGACCGGTTCCGATGGCGGATTGAGTGGCTTGCTGAATCTTCCGGCGGGGGGCAGTCGAACGCCTGCGTCCGCCCAGACTGTCGAAGCCCGCCTGCATTACATGCGGATGGAAGGCAAGGAGATCTTCAAACATGCGGTGCGGGCCATGGGCGAATCGGCCCGGCGTGCGCTGGAAAAAAGCGGGCTGACCATGGCGGATATCGCCTGCGTGGTGCCGCATCAGGCCAATATGCGTATCGTCGAGGCGATCCGGTCGCGCCTGGAGGTGGGGCCTGAGAAATTCTTCATCAATCTGGATAAGTATGGAAACATGTCCTCGGCCTCGATTCCGGTGGCGCTGGATGAAGCCATGGCGTCTGGGCGTATCAAGAAGGG